From the Chitinolyticbacter meiyuanensis genome, one window contains:
- the tssC gene encoding type VI secretion system contractile sheath large subunit, translated as MGESIQKRLLRVRPPRVRITYDVETGGAIEKRELPFIVGIFADLTADREDPAAFPLLKERKLVDIDRDNFNDVLKTAAPRVKLAGIPNVLPGGQGDLTGAVVFQNLDDFEPLAVVKAVPPLNELYTARTEIRMVQARSETDDTLAFLLDSVVSPVDGGPLRDALVKSYDPAAGVDAWTKAAVKPSAVSDAEIDARLLAVWVNDLSSDEDKAAANGLIGRFVAEVVAPLAAKLKAEPDFQVTKGATALIDARVAEIDEALSVQLSAIMHAPNFQAIEATWRGIFYLVSRTETGTLLKLRVFNATKDELLKDMEKAVEFDQSTIFKLIYEAEYGTYGGAPYSLLIGGYEFGGGAQDIEFLKKITEVAAAAHAPFVTAAHPALFGLDSFEKLARPRDLAKIFEGADLQRWQEFRQMEDSRYVTLVLPHVLLRLPYGEKTLPAEGINFKEDVAGNDNGKFLWGNAAYVLAERITNAFALYSWTAAIRGVEGGGLVEGLPQYVYDTDAGTRELFCPTEVSITDRREKEINDLGFIALCHCKGAGKAAFFGGQTTNLPKKYVSDDANANARISAMLPYILAASRFAHYIKVIMRDKIGTFLTRGNVEAFLNTWIAQYVLLDDNATQEVKAAYPLREAGIVVTDVPGEPGAYKATVFLKPHFQLEELTTSIRLVANLPK; from the coding sequence ATGGGCGAAAGCATACAAAAGCGCCTGCTGCGGGTCCGTCCGCCGCGGGTGCGTATCACGTACGACGTGGAAACCGGGGGGGCAATCGAAAAACGCGAGCTGCCCTTTATCGTCGGCATCTTTGCCGACCTGACGGCCGATCGCGAAGATCCGGCTGCGTTCCCGCTGTTGAAGGAACGCAAGCTGGTCGACATCGACCGCGACAACTTCAACGATGTGCTGAAGACCGCGGCGCCGCGTGTGAAGCTCGCTGGCATTCCCAACGTGCTACCTGGCGGGCAGGGTGATCTGACCGGCGCCGTGGTGTTCCAGAACCTCGATGACTTCGAGCCGCTGGCCGTGGTCAAGGCGGTGCCGCCGCTGAACGAGCTGTACACCGCGCGCACCGAGATCCGCATGGTGCAGGCGCGCTCGGAAACCGACGATACGCTGGCATTCCTGCTCGACAGCGTGGTGTCGCCGGTCGATGGTGGTCCGTTGCGCGATGCGCTGGTCAAGAGCTACGACCCTGCCGCTGGTGTCGATGCGTGGACGAAGGCCGCGGTCAAGCCGTCGGCCGTGAGCGACGCCGAGATCGACGCCCGCCTCTTGGCCGTGTGGGTGAATGACCTCAGCAGCGACGAAGACAAGGCGGCGGCCAATGGGCTGATCGGCCGCTTCGTCGCCGAAGTGGTTGCGCCGCTGGCCGCCAAGCTCAAGGCCGAGCCGGACTTCCAGGTCACCAAGGGCGCCACCGCGCTGATCGATGCCCGCGTGGCCGAGATCGACGAGGCGCTGTCGGTGCAGCTGTCCGCCATCATGCATGCGCCGAATTTCCAGGCCATCGAGGCCACCTGGCGCGGCATCTTCTATCTCGTGTCGCGGACCGAAACCGGTACCTTGCTCAAGCTTCGGGTGTTCAACGCCACCAAGGACGAGCTGCTCAAGGACATGGAGAAGGCGGTCGAGTTTGACCAGAGCACCATCTTCAAGCTGATCTACGAAGCCGAATACGGCACCTACGGTGGCGCGCCCTATAGCCTCTTGATCGGCGGCTACGAATTTGGCGGTGGCGCGCAGGACATCGAGTTCCTGAAGAAGATCACCGAAGTGGCCGCAGCCGCACATGCGCCCTTCGTCACCGCCGCGCATCCCGCGCTGTTCGGGCTCGACAGCTTCGAGAAGCTGGCGCGGCCGCGCGACCTGGCCAAGATCTTCGAAGGGGCCGACCTGCAGCGCTGGCAGGAATTCCGCCAGATGGAGGATTCGCGCTACGTCACGCTGGTGCTGCCGCACGTGCTGTTGCGCCTGCCCTATGGCGAGAAGACGCTGCCGGCCGAAGGGATCAACTTCAAGGAAGATGTTGCCGGCAACGACAACGGCAAGTTCCTCTGGGGCAATGCCGCCTATGTGCTGGCCGAGCGCATCACCAATGCCTTCGCGCTCTACAGCTGGACTGCCGCGATCCGCGGTGTCGAGGGCGGTGGCCTGGTCGAGGGCCTGCCGCAATACGTGTACGACACCGACGCCGGCACCCGCGAGCTGTTCTGCCCGACCGAAGTGTCGATCACCGATCGGCGCGAGAAGGAAATCAACGACCTTGGCTTTATCGCGCTGTGTCATTGCAAGGGCGCCGGCAAGGCGGCCTTCTTCGGCGGCCAGACGACCAACCTGCCGAAGAAGTATGTCTCCGACGATGCCAATGCCAATGCACGCATCTCCGCCATGCTGCCGTACATCCTCGCTGCCAGCCGGTTCGCGCATTACATCAAGGTGATCATGCGCGACAAGATCGGCACCTTCCTCACCCGCGGCAATGTCGAGGCCTTCCTCAATACCTGGATCGCGCAGTACGTGCTGCTGGACGACAACGCCACCCAGGAAGTGAAGGCGGCGTATCCGCTGCGCGAGGCGGGCATCGTCGTCACCGACGTGCCGGGCGAGCCGGGCGCCTACAAGGCCACGGTCTTCCTCAAGCCGCACTTCCAGCTTGAAGAACTCACCACCTCGATTCGCCTCGTGGCGAACCTGCCCAAGTAA
- a CDS encoding Hcp family type VI secretion system effector, which yields MDLILLQPGDSDIFGGENSWANGGSLIDNQWRDEVLDLGQCLELVSVHQGMKQQITTDVSNSARTSGRPIITEFTCVKYVDKTSVKFFEYCLRAQPLDKDPSKPTKIYIARNSGDKTANILTMSLRNALISEIQFQSHPDDMPTEQFKLSFTEILWTYTVQKADTTTAGNLSAGWSIARNRPIGQFTD from the coding sequence ATGGATTTGATACTTTTGCAGCCGGGCGATTCCGACATCTTCGGTGGCGAGAACAGCTGGGCCAACGGCGGTAGCCTGATCGACAACCAATGGCGCGACGAAGTGCTGGATCTGGGCCAATGCCTGGAACTGGTCTCGGTGCACCAGGGCATGAAGCAGCAGATCACCACCGACGTCAGCAACTCGGCCCGGACCTCCGGGCGTCCGATCATCACCGAGTTCACCTGCGTGAAGTACGTCGACAAGACCTCGGTGAAGTTCTTCGAGTATTGCCTGCGTGCACAGCCGCTCGACAAAGATCCGTCGAAGCCGACCAAGATCTACATCGCGCGCAACTCGGGCGACAAGACCGCGAACATCCTGACCATGTCGCTGCGCAACGCGCTGATCAGCGAGATCCAGTTCCAGTCGCACCCGGATGACATGCCGACCGAGCAGTTCAAGCTGTCGTTCACCGAGATCCTCTGGACCTACACGGTGCAGAAGGCCGATACGACCACCGCCGGCAACCTGTCGGCCGGCTGGTCCATCGCCCGCAACCGCCCCATCGGCCAGTTCACCGACTGA
- a CDS encoding sigma 54-interacting transcriptional regulator, with translation MEKLSRYNLIGTSPQFQQVLHQLEKMASVDVPVLVLGETGTGKELAARALHYHSSRADRPFVPVNCGALAESLVESELFGHERGAFTDAKAAAAGLVAEADGGTLFLDEVDALSLKAQAALLRFLQDGSYRRVGGSQERRANVRLVVASNADLDQLVVTRRFRSDLWYRVNVLTLLMPPLRDRDGDGVALAHAFLRRYAHQYRITGRQFHPEALAYIEQHDWPGNIRELENQVHRAFLMCEDGYLRLGRQALQEAVPGCTLPYKTAKARAIAEFEQRYVAGLLDRTGGNITQAAKLAGQDRSAFGKLVRKLDLHSAPMLNTVDKC, from the coding sequence ATGGAAAAGCTGTCCCGATACAACCTGATCGGCACATCGCCGCAGTTTCAGCAGGTGTTGCACCAGCTGGAAAAGATGGCCAGTGTCGATGTGCCGGTGCTGGTGCTGGGCGAAACCGGTACCGGCAAGGAGCTGGCGGCGCGTGCGCTGCACTATCACAGCAGCCGGGCGGATCGGCCCTTCGTGCCGGTGAACTGTGGGGCGCTCGCTGAAAGCCTGGTGGAGAGCGAATTGTTCGGCCACGAGCGCGGTGCCTTCACCGATGCCAAAGCCGCAGCTGCCGGGCTGGTGGCGGAAGCCGATGGCGGCACGCTGTTCCTCGACGAGGTCGATGCGCTCAGCCTCAAGGCACAGGCGGCCTTGCTGCGCTTTTTGCAGGACGGCAGTTATCGGCGGGTCGGTGGCAGCCAGGAGCGTCGCGCCAACGTGCGGCTCGTGGTGGCGAGCAATGCCGACCTCGACCAGCTGGTCGTCACGCGCCGCTTCCGTAGCGACCTGTGGTACCGGGTGAACGTGCTGACCCTCTTGATGCCGCCGCTGCGAGATCGCGATGGCGATGGCGTGGCCCTGGCGCACGCCTTTCTGCGGCGCTATGCCCACCAGTACCGCATCACCGGGCGGCAGTTCCACCCGGAAGCACTGGCCTATATCGAGCAGCATGATTGGCCGGGCAACATCCGCGAACTGGAAAACCAGGTGCATCGCGCCTTTCTGATGTGCGAGGACGGATATCTGCGCCTGGGGCGGCAAGCGCTACAGGAAGCCGTGCCGGGCTGCACATTGCCTTACAAGACAGCAAAAGCCCGCGCCATCGCCGAGTTCGAGCAGCGCTACGTGGCCGGATTGCTTGACCGCACCGGCGGCAACATCACCCAGGCCGCCAAGCTCGCCGGCCAGGATCGCAGCGCCTTCGGCAAGCTGGTACGCAAGCTGGACCTGCACAGCGCACCTATGCTCAATACGGTCGACAAATGCTGA